caattgtttcatcatttaatattttcaaaatataattattataggcATAATTATCGTGTAattcattcttatttcttctattaGAGTGCATCAGTCTACTATAAGGATATAATACAAATCGAATTTGTTTTACAGATAAATTACAATTTGTATATTGTCTAAGCATATCCAGTTTTTGTACTAGAATCATACAAAAATagtttgtaaaagaaaaataaattttcttattctgTTTTCGTAATTTTACTTATACAATTGCATAAAAATTTTGTGTGAATTAAAACTtgtcattttataaattacatcAATTTGTAAtgatcatttataaattacataatatatatacattacataatatttatatattacacctatctaaaatattaatatcctaaaatataaaatgtatttttcacttttatactttttttaattggtaaacaaaaattatcataaCCTAATTACAATCAATATAAAAACTCATGCATAAAggtatattatcatataaactCCATAAAATCATaagaattatttctattttgtcTAAAACAGacagaatattaattaaaataagctaaaaaaatacatatatgaattttCATGCAAATATAGGTTAAGAGCAACATACAGTTAAAACTTCTGTAGTTAGCTATAATTCTTCCAACTTTTGTCgtcataaaattaaatattacattatcgtGACATTTGATTTGCTGTATCAACATTTTTGTCacgaaattaaaacaaatttgattttctattaatatttgaaaatatcatgTTGTCATATAGAGTTGCAGCGGCAAAAACCATGATTTTTACTATGATATGAAAACGTACCTTAAATTTGACCACACAACTTCCCATAGCAGGGTTTCTATTCTACGTTTGTTTGCAATATTATGTTCTCCGTTCTACGTAAGGCagtattacaatattatatacgcatatgattatttttgctatcttttttcaattgtCACTGCCAAAGCGTACGGTATAAATCATGTATTGCATCGTATATGCAAAATAATGTATAGTTGCGTTTACGACTATTAGAAATACGCGATCATTCGCAATTTGCTATTTACTTGCATAAATACATCATGAATAGATTCTCAATAGCAGTAAGCTTTCTACCTATCACATTGTTGGATTCAGCCTCCGTAAAGTAGCAATCGAAAAATTTAACATATTGGAATTATATTGTTACAGTTTTTACAGATAGCCAATCAGATTGCGAGACGAGATATTGTCTGATGTTACAGTTCGGCGCGATAAATGAAGCATCCAACTACGTAaatcatagaaattatttagatTAATACTTCGTTTTTTGATGGTAGttagcaataaaaacaattaaatcttatatataatacaataaatgaaattaaataaagttgGATTGAAACatcaaatcaaatataatttaaaagattcAAATATGGATTGAATTAGGTTGGAACAAATTTAGTGAAATCGTTTTTCCGGTATTGGAGCTAGTATCGTTGTTGCATTGTTTGTTCATCGTTCGTTTAGGCGCATTGGCGCGAGAACGTCGGATGTGGTCTGTTTATAAGGTTGATCACTCTTGTTAACGTattgaaaaaggagagagtaattattgatataaatatacttttgtTTAATTTGATCCGaggttatataataaaataatcaaaatgttTTGGggtaaataataacattatttataaaaatacatatgaaTCTTTGTCTTAACTTTACCGGTACTATTTGCCAAGAATGGCGTCGCCATGtggttttaataataaattataaagtttaaaaaaggaaaaataatttataatatctctACATGTTTTTAatcagtataatatatatatttattcttttttgtaggTCTAATAATGGAACCGAATAAACGGTATACTCAAACCGTTGAAAAATCATTCCACGTGTCTATGGCGACTTTAGATGTTGCAAGCGCCGGTAAATCAAGAAATATACtttacattgttatttttatatttgtaatttctttcttactctattgaatttaattctttttgttttttatatgcttgactatttttaaaaagttacAATAGAAGTTATTGCTgcaatcaataataaaattcatacaGTTAATACAATTTCAAATGTCAAagtgttattaaataatattgaacagacattaattatttaaatacttttttctttctaaaagtatctttttaattaaaactcaTATGATGTATAATTGCTGTTGCAGATGACGATGTAGTACAGGTGACTGTATGTTATGATGGtacaaattatttactttgtaGTTTAAAGAAAGGCTCAGTATGGCAAGTACCACTTGATTTGCACTTTCAAGAGGGAACTAAAATAGCTTTCACATGTAATGGCCACAGTCGTGTACATTTAACTGGATATTTAATACCAGATGATTTAATTgatgaaatagaagaagaagaggatgaggaagaggaagaaaaagttcaACAGTTAATTGATAGACaatcaaagagaaaagcaaTAGATTTtccaaaaggaaataaaaaagtaaaaagagtaaaaaatgaAGTTGAATCGTCGGAAGATGATGATTTGGAATTAGATGGAACAAATAATGATGAAGATTCtgatgaggaagaggaagaagaagggaaggaaACTCTATTgattgaagaaaatattaatgaagaagaggatgaggaggatgaaagtgatgatgatgatgatgacgatgatgaggatgatgatgctgatgatgatgatgatgatattattgaagaggaagaagaggaaaagatacaaaaaaaatctagcaaacaacagcaacagcagggAAACAAAAGCAAGCAAATACAACAATTACAGCCTAAAAAGAAGCAAGATAAACAGAAATTGTTAAACGGAAAGGATATCAAACAAGaccaacaaaagaaaaataaaggagaacAGCAACAGCAAAATACTCAAAATGAACAGAAGAAGAGGGTGGTTGAGGGAGGTgtacaaataaaagatataaagacaGGCAATGGTGCATTTGCGAAAGCAGGAAAATTTGTTTCTGTGTACTTTGTAGGACGATTGCAAAATGGCAAGAAATTTGATGCCACTACACAAGGAGATGGTTTTAAATTTAGGCTTGGAAAAGGTGAAGTTATCAAAGGATGGGATGTAGGCATTTCTGGCATGAAAGTTGGTGGAAAGAGACAAATTACAATACCTCCAGCTATggcgtatgtatatttatcgtgatttaatacataattatcatgttttgCTTCTTTCTTAAAGTATTATAGTTGTTCTTAATTATTAGTATAAAAGATCACAACAAAAGCTATGTAGTATGTCTATTCTAtaacatgattattttttAGGTATGGCGCTAAGGGTTATCCACCTGCTATTCCTGGCAACAGTACGCTTGTTTTTGAAGTTGAACTAAAAAATGTCCATTAACATGTAATTGTAATCTAACAAATATTTGGATACTTCATATAACTATAATTCTAAAAGATTTTACTACTTATTTATCAACATATAAGgatgtattaaaaatgtaatatttgttaaatatttattaataagaaaaaaatctccataggttataatatttttaaaatgttcatacaatattaaatttatttgtctTAAATGTAATGTTTATTCTCGTAACACGATAATATTTGCATTTTTGCAACGGATTGTAGTTTCCATAATTTACAAgccattatattataaaagtttcATTAAATTGGATATTATCAGACATATAAAATTAGTAATATTTTGTGATATCCTTATATGTTAGTGGATGAGTATTAAACTATAATTAGGCAGAGTCATGAAATGCGTAAAAGAATGCctaaaaaatagattaaaacaGTTTTGAATTGTTGGAACTATTGAAACAAGGTGTtgatgtttttaataaaaaattatattaatgcaaTGCATTTAATATGATGTATACAGTCAACATATGTTTGAACATTCAAGGTATAATGTATACAAGTATAACATCTCTTATATCTCAGTATAAACTTACAAGCTACTGTTGAGTATTAAAAAAGTAACTGAtgtttacaaataaattttacaaatattctaGCTTTggtatatgtttattttaacttttataatgTCATTAACAACATCGATTTTCAGGGCATATACATCAAAATAGTGTACacattaaatgtatttaaatgtattcATCAAAAAGATATtgtctaataaaattttaactttatacattctataaattctattatgaagaagaagagaaactgaatataatattttattaattttaaaagatacaTTTCAGTCAATAATATGtcacattttattaatatgatttagTTCATATACATTCTGTTGGAAGTAAACTtcaaaatattagaaattaactAAACACAAAAATATGAACAAGatacatgaaaaaaataaagttctGCACGGCTTTTGGTATCTGTATAGCAGTACATTTTGGAATGATTTTATAACTTTTCttgatgaaattttaatttgtctTTACAGGATCTTTGTTAGTTTTTTTCCATCCTAATGTACATACTCCATTTTTACAATCTTTAACTAAATCTGATGGTTGTTCATCTTCATTTGTACATTTGATCTTATTTTTGAATTGCCACCATCTTAAAATAAGTGGTTGCACTAAAAATCTccatataatcaataataaaggaatAGCAATGCATGGTATACACGCCATTTTAttcgtcttttattttctttaataaccTGTAGCATacaaattatcatattaatgaCATGAATAcacaaaatatatcaattaagGAATCATTTAAATGCAGAATATTAACTTCGTATCTTTGTTCAATACAATTTATTACTGTTTTAGCAATCAATATTATAGATGGTTTactttatctaataataaattaatatttatttgaaaacaaaTGCATAACAACTGCGTAACGATAAATGTATTATCTATCATTAGCAAGTATTAACCTTAGACATAGTATCACATAGAGTGGACATCGATagtaatgttatatttttcccGTTGTAAGATCAGTGTTTCCTGCCATATCGACAAACTTCGGAGATAGCATAATTAAAATCTCAAAtgagaagaacaaaaataaagaaaatatacctCGAAGAATTGAATTATCCATATTGTATAAATTgccataattatataatttagtgtatcatcaaaatattaagtattacaatttttttacattctttgaaacaatattaaatttaaatcatatatttcgttttatttaagtcttatttaaaatattattaataaataatttaattatttaataacctaaatttgaaaaattatctttataaaagtaaaaaacgcGTCATGTCGAGTGAATAGCTGATCCTTTCTTGTCATTATCTGCTTTTATAAGTAGATGATAATtagctttaataataattctaaaaattcatttctgtAAAGACACTACTTAGgatcaaatttttcatttcatagcTAATATAAAATACCCATCTCACCGATGAAATTTCGTTGTAACAATAATCGTCAGTCATGAATATTGAAATAGAGCAAAGATGTAAGATTTTTAGGATCCtagatattacaaattttttaaaattttacttcataataaaagaagacaaaaatttatttttccgatatttcaaaattaaatgaaaaataaaaaaaatatatataatactataaaaatataaaaaataattagtaaaAGTGACTACATTGTGAACATTTTAATTTGGCGCAACGAAAGTAACGTTTTACTATCTTAgtatgttatttttgtattgCTAGTACTTTCTGTTTTTAAGAGTTTTTgttgttctattttttctacatCTGTGTGGTTACATCTCTCTgcagatataatttataaaatagtaaatatagtaataataatttataaaatggtACAATGTGCATATTTTTGTATGATTGACTCGTACAACGCATATTTTATATGGTATAGTAATTATatgttgaaatatatatatattaaaaatgaatattttattattcatttaaaaatctgagatctatataaataatatattttttaaatgttatataattaaaatgcgCATATCAAAGTAGCGaccatatttttattttcattattgaagTGTTTAAATAGTTCATTTTATGTCAATGATTAGAAAGTTTACGTATATTACATTTGTAAATACGACAAAacctttaataaaaatatttgttacttATTACATTTGTAGACATATATGTTTTGATCTGTGATATTTTCCACGTATAATatgttttttgttaataataaatatgttttataaaattatctattatgaaatattagaatttaaaacgcataatattctattaatatttagaATGTACTAAACATAAAATAGTTAAAGctaattaacaatttataaatgCGTGATgtagtttcattttattttatatccacGTCTATCATCtgatgatttataattaacataataaattatgCAGGTTGCTTATGAAGAGTAAAGAAAT
This sequence is a window from Vespa crabro chromosome 9, iyVesCrab1.2, whole genome shotgun sequence. Protein-coding genes within it:
- the LOC124426711 gene encoding 46 kDa FK506-binding nuclear protein isoform X2, producing MFWGLIMEPNKRYTQTVEKSFHVSMATLDVASADDDVVQVTVCYDGTNYLLCSLKKGSVWQVPLDLHFQEGTKIAFTCNGHSRVHLTGYLIPDDLIDEIEEEEDEEEEEKVQQLIDRQSKRKAIDFPKGNKKVKRVKNEVESSEDDDLELDGTNNDEDSDEEEEEEGKETLLIEENINEEEDEEDESDDDDDDDDEDDDADDDDDDIIEEEEEEKIQKKSSKQQQQQGNKSKQIQQLQPKKKQDKQKLLNGKDIKQDQQKKNKGEQQQQNTQNEQKKRVVEGGVQIKDIKTGNGAFAKAGKFVSVYFVGRLQNGKKFDATTQGDGFKFRLGKGEVIKGWDVGISGMKVGGKRQITIPPAMAYGAKGYPPAIPGNSTLVFEVELKNVH
- the LOC124426711 gene encoding 46 kDa FK506-binding nuclear protein isoform X1, whose amino-acid sequence is MSTYLIFNQLPYFQPSTPNFDPPKSWMSVLEPSQNFLSSLIMEPNKRYTQTVEKSFHVSMATLDVASADDDVVQVTVCYDGTNYLLCSLKKGSVWQVPLDLHFQEGTKIAFTCNGHSRVHLTGYLIPDDLIDEIEEEEDEEEEEKVQQLIDRQSKRKAIDFPKGNKKVKRVKNEVESSEDDDLELDGTNNDEDSDEEEEEEGKETLLIEENINEEEDEEDESDDDDDDDDEDDDADDDDDDIIEEEEEEKIQKKSSKQQQQQGNKSKQIQQLQPKKKQDKQKLLNGKDIKQDQQKKNKGEQQQQNTQNEQKKRVVEGGVQIKDIKTGNGAFAKAGKFVSVYFVGRLQNGKKFDATTQGDGFKFRLGKGEVIKGWDVGISGMKVGGKRQITIPPAMAYGAKGYPPAIPGNSTLVFEVELKNVH
- the LOC124426711 gene encoding 46 kDa FK506-binding nuclear protein isoform X3; amino-acid sequence: MEPNKRYTQTVEKSFHVSMATLDVASADDDVVQVTVCYDGTNYLLCSLKKGSVWQVPLDLHFQEGTKIAFTCNGHSRVHLTGYLIPDDLIDEIEEEEDEEEEEKVQQLIDRQSKRKAIDFPKGNKKVKRVKNEVESSEDDDLELDGTNNDEDSDEEEEEEGKETLLIEENINEEEDEEDESDDDDDDDDEDDDADDDDDDIIEEEEEEKIQKKSSKQQQQQGNKSKQIQQLQPKKKQDKQKLLNGKDIKQDQQKKNKGEQQQQNTQNEQKKRVVEGGVQIKDIKTGNGAFAKAGKFVSVYFVGRLQNGKKFDATTQGDGFKFRLGKGEVIKGWDVGISGMKVGGKRQITIPPAMAYGAKGYPPAIPGNSTLVFEVELKNVH